The following coding sequences are from one Polyodon spathula isolate WHYD16114869_AA chromosome 7, ASM1765450v1, whole genome shotgun sequence window:
- the cdkn1d gene encoding cyclin-dependent kinase inhibitor 1D — MDTQLDLQRKEEELKLKVHHVCRNLFGPVDHQRLQQDFQQLLWRNLEVAKQKWSFDFLSDSPVDGSLEWEQLKCQEVPIFYRSCVVRNGQRLLREAQGTATKPANAHLEVLTREDCRTCKYENCSTATLGNRRQTSITGV, encoded by the coding sequence ATGGACACCCAGTTAGATTTGCAGAGGAAGGAAGAGGAACTGAAGTTAAAAGTTCACCATGTGTGCAGAAATCTCTTTGGGCCGGTGGACCACCAGAGGCTGCAGCAGGACTTCCAGCAGTTGCTGTGGAGGAACTTAGAAGTAGCCAAGCAGAAGTGGAGCTTTGACTTCCTGAGTGACAGCCCTGTGGATGGCAGTCTGGAGTGGGAGCAGCTGAAATGTCAGGAGGTGCCCATCTTCTACAGGAGCTGCGTGGTAAGGAATGGACAGAGGCTCCTGCGGGAGGCTCAGGGAACTGCCACCAAACCTGCCAACGCTCACCTGGAGGTCCTGACCAGGGAGGACTGCAGAACCTGCAAATATGAAAATTGCAGCACAGCCACGCTTGGGAATCGGAGGCAGACTTCCATTACAGGTGTGTAA